The proteins below are encoded in one region of Pan paniscus chromosome 4, NHGRI_mPanPan1-v2.0_pri, whole genome shotgun sequence:
- the SMIM32 gene encoding small integral membrane protein 32, translating to MYGDIFNATGGPEAAVGSALAPGATVKAEGALPLELATARGMRDGAATKPDLPTYLLLFFLLLLSVALVVLFIGCQLRHSAFAALPHDRSLRDARAPWKTRPV from the coding sequence ATGTACGGCGACATATTCAACGCCACGGGCGGCCCCGAGGCGGCGGTAGGCAGCGCGCTGGCCCCAGGAGCCACGGTCAAGGCAGAAGGCGCTTTGCCGCTGGAGTTGGCCACTGCGCGCGGTATGAGGGACGGCGCGGCCACAAAGCCCGACCTGCCCACCTACCTGCTGCtcttcttcctgctgctgctCTCGGTGGCGCTCGTCGTCCTCTTCATCGGTTGCCAGCTGCGCCATTCGGCCTTCGCCGCGCTGCCCCACGACCGCTCGCTGCGCGACGCCCGCGCGCCCTGGAAGACGCGGCCGGTGTAG